The genomic segment AGAGTTCGAGGGTGCGGCAAGATCCATGAGAACCCTGGCTGATACTCTGGACCAGCATCCCGAAATGCTTATCTATGGAAAGAAAGGTACCAAGGAGGCGGCGAGATGAAAAACTTCCTGTTCATGTCAGGATTAGCATGTGTCGTGCTGTCGGTGATCACGGGGTGTGCAAATTCCCCTGCCACGAGATTCTATGTGCTTAGTTCACCGCCCGATATCAGGGAAATGGCGGGCAAGACAAGTGACAACTGCCCGACCATAGGCATTGGCCCTATAGTGGTGCCGCCATACCTGACAAAATCCCAGATTGCGACCACCCCTTCGGAAAACGAGATCAGTTACGCCCCCTTCGACCAGTGGGCGCAACCCCTGCCGGGCAACCTCTCTCACGTCCTTGCCGAAAATATTTCGAAATTTGCCTGCAGTAAAGCAATATACCAATTCCCATGGATCGGCGCCCGGGAGCCGGACTACCGTGTTCGCGTGGAGA from the Syntrophorhabdaceae bacterium genome contains:
- a CDS encoding PqiC family protein, yielding MKNFLFMSGLACVVLSVITGCANSPATRFYVLSSPPDIREMAGKTSDNCPTIGIGPIVVPPYLTKSQIATTPSENEISYAPFDQWAQPLPGNLSHVLAENISKFACSKAIYQFPWIGAREPDYRVRVEIVSMTGILESKASIEAWWTISETQEKKVILSSRRRYIEPVHGRDYQALVQAYSRILAALSRDVAMAIPGPRIPRPGP